One Synergistota bacterium genomic window, ACGATTAGGCTTGCCATATTGACAGTCTCCTATCCCTGTTAAACAGTTTATACCTTGCTGAGTTTCCTCATCAGCATCCGCCCACGCAGGCTCTTCAAGCTTCTCTTTTATAAGCTTCTGAATGGTCTTACGCTCCTCAGGAGAGAAAGAATTCCAAGTATCAAGCCTTATAACGGTCATAACATAGTCCCATCCCCCTATGGGCAACGGATAGAGATAGTTAGAAACCTCTCCCCATCCCGCGCTATATCCAGAAAGGCTTCCCGTAACGGCGCAATCCACGACTCCTCTCTGCAGGGCAGTAGCAACCTCGCTAAAGGTTATCGTAACGCCTGTAGCACCGAGAGCCTCAACGAATTGAGAGGTCGTCCACCCACTTGCACGCACCTTTTTGCCCTTAAGATCCTTAAGGCCCGTTATCTTGACCTTGGAAAAGAGAATCTGAGCCGGATAAGGAACCACAGCGAGAAGCTTAGCGTTAAATCTCTTCTTAATTATATCTGCCATCACAGGCTTATAGGCTTCCACAACCTTCCTGGCTGTCTTAATATCCGGCGCAAGTGCGGGAAGATCCAAACCAGCCAGCCCGGGAGCATCGGAAACGACATAATCAACAACCGTTGAAACCGCATCAAATACTCCCTTATCCATAGCACGTAAAACTGCTGGTCCCTTAAGCTTGACCTGCCCAAGAGAAGTCATAATTGTTTTTACCTTGCCTCCCAATGCCTTAGGCAAAGTCTCTGTCCAGAAGGGTCTCTCAAATTTCTTATAAAGGGCAAGACTGCTCCAGCTTCCCACAACTCTGAGGGTTCTTACGCCAGCCAGAGCAGGTATCGAGACGAAAGCCACTAACAAAACCACCGCCACCACCGCTATTCCAAGCTTCCTCATAAATAGCACCTCCTTCTCGTCAGGCTATGTATACATCATGGCGCTCAACTTGGATACTTTAAATTGATACTTTAAATTATAAAACAGCTATGTACTCAAGTCAAGGTTTGGCTATTCCGCTTTCTATCGCTCCCTTGAGCTTTTCGGGGGCAGAGCTCCCTATTCGATACAATTTTCCATTCCTTATCACTATTTCAACCGCCATAAAGCCGGAAACGTTAAAGAGCCAGCCTCCAGGAATAAGTCTAATTCCCCATCCATACCACCACGGATTTCTAACGATTCTGCATCTTAGAATATCCCTTAAGAGAAAGCTTTTTCTTATCAATCCTATTCCAAACCTGATCCTTAAATGGGTGCTATCAACCGTGATTCTCATCGTTGAAAAAAGCAAAGCCGCAGACAAAAGCAAGAAAGAGCTTATAAGGATCGGTATCTCTCCCGTCCTTTTCCACATATAAAAAGTTATGATCTCTGCCACTCCCAGAATTAAAAGGAGCACCCAACCAACTTGCGTTTCAGAGTAAATCAGCATTCCCATCCGACCTGCTCAGGCAGGCGAATAATAGCAGCGCTTGGGAGAAATTACCTTTCCCTCACCCTTGAGCTTCTTTATTATCTTTGATACCTCCTTGCTATCAATACCCGTGAGCTTAGCTATGTCACCAGGCTTGAGAGGCTTCCCCACTTTCTTCATAGTCTCGAAAACGACTCTCTCCCTCTCCTCCATCAACCCCCACCCCCTTATCATGCATATGCTACTAAGGTCTCGCTCCCCTGTTTTAGCATACCAACTCTTAAACGCGCACCACATAGGCTTTCAAGCAAATCAGCAAGTTCATCCCTTGCCTTAACGATTAGCTCCTCTGAAACCGGCCCTATCCCATCAACGTTTATAACCACTCTGCGACTGTCTTCGGTTATTTTGGAAAAGTCTCCATTTCTCCAATTCCATCTCCTGCACATCACGTTCAAAGTCCTATCATCAAAGTAGATAACCTCCCCCGGCTCAGGATGCTCCTCTTCCTTTCCCCCAAGCGGTAGAAATCGCTCTTTCCCAGTAGCGAAACCAAGACGCATATTTCCCTCAACCTTATCCGCGTCATCCCCTCCACACGGTATCAAATACTTTATCGAAATATAGTTAAAGAGAGCAACAGTGCTATTTATAAAGGGAATTTTGCCTCCTTTCTGAACGCGCTTTATTAAAGCCTTAATGGAAGGCGGAAAGCGATTGGGATTAGATCCAAATTTTCTATGCGCCTCTTCCCATGCTTTTATAAATTCATGCTCAAGCCAGTTTTCCCCTCCTCTTCGAGAAGCCATAACCTCTTCTAAGAGAGAAGCTATCTTAGAATTCCCAGCTTCATTCTCCATGTCGTCTACAATAACCACACCCCGCTTAAAATCCGGAAAGGCCTCAAAAATTGCTTTTTCAACAATTATCATCTTTTCAGCCATTTAAAGAGCTTACCTCCTTTCCCAACCGCATATATCATTAGCACAGATAATGCCAGAAATTATAACCGCTTCTATACCCCCACCTGGGAAGGTAGACGCACTTGCTAAATATAGTCCCTCAATTGGGGACTTAAAATAAGGTCTCTTGACATCTATAGATTGATCAAAAGAGTAAATAGCTCCCTCCGGCATAGAGGTATAAGCCTCGAAAGTCCTTGGAGTAGCTGCGTCTTTCACAAGAATATTCCCTTCCAGCTCCGGAATGACCTCGGAAGTTTTCTCAATAAGCAAATCAGATAGTTCTCCTTTCCTCTTATTATACTCCTCCGTGCCTCTTTCCGGAAAATCATAATAATTCGCTCCGGTTATTATAGTTACGCTTGATTTCCCATGTGGGGCAAGGCTCGGATCAGCATTCGAATTTATAACAACTCCGTATCCATTATCTAAATTTTCGATAAGCGTGGGATAGGAGCTGAGATCGGCATCCACTCCAAGGAAGACCATAAACACCGAAGGAGACATTTTAAGCTCCCTTATATACTCAAGAAAGCTTTTTTCCAACTCCTTACTATCTATAAGATTGAGAAACACTATCTTAGCATTAGCGTTAGCTACAACCACAGATGATTTAAAGAACTTGCTCCCCACCTTTACACCGTAGGTCTTCCCAGTTCTAACCAGTATTCTCTCCACCCTATGCCGTAGAAGAACTTCACCACCGTTAGCCTCTATAACACCCTTTAGTGCATCAGCAAACTTTTGGGCTCCTCCCTTAGGGAAATATCCTCCCTTAGCATAGTAGGAAAACATAGCTCCAAGAGCGCTTCTTCCCGAGGTTTTCTCAGGAACCGTTCCAAGATAGCCTATAAGTGCACATAAAAATCTCTTTATATCATCGCTCTTGAAATACTCGTCGAGAAGATCGCGAAGCGTCCTTCTCCCAAGCTCATAAAGCGTAGGATAATCCCGGGGATAGCTCAGCAACCTATTCGCCCCCAAAACTTCAACTACGATCTCAGGCGGTAAAGGAGCACCAAATGGCTCTTTCTCCTTTTGAGACTCCTCAAGAGCTCTCTCAATCATGCTGAAAAATCTCTTTATACCATCTCTTTCCTCAGGGAAAAATCCCAACAGATTATCCATGAAATCGGAGGGCTCCACAACATCGAAAGCCTCACCCCTGAAAAGATATCTAACCGTGTTTTTAACGAAAAAATCTTCCTTGTTAAGTCCCAGCTTCTTCAGAAAAAGCGAAAGGGTACCTCCTTCCCAGAGACCGCTTACATTCTCCACACCACAGTTAAAGGTAAATCCTTTTCTTGAAAATGAAGAGCAGTATCCTCCAGCCTGATAGTGCTGTTCCAAAACGAGAACCTTATACCCCCGCAAGGATAAAAGAGCTCCACAGCTTAAACCACCTATTCCAGAACCAACTATTATGACATCATATTCATTCTGCAGCTTCTGGGAGCGCGGTTTCACCCTCACCTTCCACTCCTTCCTCTTAAACTTCCTTGAAATGAAATAGGTTGGTCCCTTCTTTGGGAAAATCATTGAAAAAATTATGCCAGCAGCCACTAAAAGATTTGATAGAATAATAGGATATATACCTGATAAAATCAGAAAAAGAAGAGCATTGATCAGAAAAACTCCCGTCCACACCGTGGTTATCACCACATTTACCATTATGAAAATCTCATCCTTCCAATAGCTTTCCGGATAGGCCCTCTTGGCGATCTCAAGCGTGAAGGGCTTTTTGATCAAAAGAGAGGTCAAGGAAACGGAAAAAAGAAGCGCATAGCTGATAAAAGCTCCTCTTTCAGCGAAAAATCTCCCTCCCTGAAGGAAGGACGCAACAGCAACCAGAGTGAAATAGGCCAAAGTTGTTAAATCAAGCAAATTGTACCTCTTCTTTAAAACCTGTGGAAGAGTTATGATAAGGGATGCTATAGAGGGGAAAATCATGCCAATTTTGCTTCCCGTTCCACAAACGACCCAATAAAT contains:
- a CDS encoding TRAP transporter substrate-binding protein is translated as MRKLGIAVVAVVLLVAFVSIPALAGVRTLRVVGSWSSLALYKKFERPFWTETLPKALGGKVKTIMTSLGQVKLKGPAVLRAMDKGVFDAVSTVVDYVVSDAPGLAGLDLPALAPDIKTARKVVEAYKPVMADIIKKRFNAKLLAVVPYPAQILFSKVKITGLKDLKGKKVRASGWTTSQFVEALGATGVTITFSEVATALQRGVVDCAVTGSLSGYSAGWGEVSNYLYPLPIGGWDYVMTVIRLDTWNSFSPEERKTIQKLIKEKLEEPAWADADEETQQGINCLTGIGDCQYGKPNRMKLVKVRPEDIKLARKILVDYVLPAWAKRVDKETIKRWNETIGKVVGLKAEVK
- a CDS encoding transcriptional regulator; translated protein: MEERERVVFETMKKVGKPLKPGDIAKLTGIDSKEVSKIIKKLKGEGKVISPKRCYYSPA
- a CDS encoding NAD(P)/FAD-dependent oxidoreductase, which gives rise to MIFPSIASLIITLPQVLKKRYNLLDLTTLAYFTLVAVASFLQGGRFFAERGAFISYALLFSVSLTSLLIKKPFTLEIAKRAYPESYWKDEIFIMVNVVITTVWTGVFLINALLFLILSGIYPIILSNLLVAAGIIFSMIFPKKGPTYFISRKFKRKEWKVRVKPRSQKLQNEYDVIIVGSGIGGLSCGALLSLRGYKVLVLEQHYQAGGYCSSFSRKGFTFNCGVENVSGLWEGGTLSLFLKKLGLNKEDFFVKNTVRYLFRGEAFDVVEPSDFMDNLLGFFPEERDGIKRFFSMIERALEESQKEKEPFGAPLPPEIVVEVLGANRLLSYPRDYPTLYELGRRTLRDLLDEYFKSDDIKRFLCALIGYLGTVPEKTSGRSALGAMFSYYAKGGYFPKGGAQKFADALKGVIEANGGEVLLRHRVERILVRTGKTYGVKVGSKFFKSSVVVANANAKIVFLNLIDSKELEKSFLEYIRELKMSPSVFMVFLGVDADLSSYPTLIENLDNGYGVVINSNADPSLAPHGKSSVTIITGANYYDFPERGTEEYNKRKGELSDLLIEKTSEVIPELEGNILVKDAATPRTFEAYTSMPEGAIYSFDQSIDVKRPYFKSPIEGLYLASASTFPGGGIEAVIISGIICANDICGWERR